GTGTATTAGGAAAAGTCAAGAAGGACAGAGGCTCAACAACGGCCTGAGGAGAAACATCAGAGGAGGGCCGAGGATAGAAGGAACGAGACTCATCAAAAGTAACGTCCCGAGAGATCCGCATACGACGAGCAGTTGGGTCCCAACAACGATAGCCCTTGTGCTCAGCACTATAGCCTAAGAAAACACACTCAACAGATTGATGGGTGAGTTTAGTGCGTTCACGAGgagcaagaagaacatagcacaaaCATCTAAAAAGGCGAAGACTAGAGTAATCAGGTGGATGTTCAAAAAGGCGCTCATATGGGATGCCACCTTTAAGAGCAGATGAGGGTTGAATGTTAGTTAAATAGGTGGCGGTGGAGATTGCTTCAGCCCAGAAATGAGGTGGGACCGAGGAAGCAATCATAAGAGCACGAGCAGTTTCAAGAAGGTGACGATGTTTACGCTCAGCAACACCATTCTGAGCGTGCGCACCAGGACAAGAAAATTGTGAAAGAGTCCCTTGCTCAGAAAGAAATTGGCGAAGAGCACCCGAAAGATATTCCCCGGCAGAGTCAGCCCGAAAAACACGAATAGGAGCATCAAAATGAGTGCGAATCATCCGAGCAAAAGTTTTATATATGGATAACACCTCATTACGATGTTTCATGAAATACACCCATGTGAAGCGAGAGAAATCATCGATAAATATGACATAATATTGATGACCCCCTTTTGAAACAAAAGGTGCAGGACCCCATACATCTGAATGAACAAGATCAAAAGGACGCTGTGACACAGACCCACTAGAGGGATATGGAAGCTGGATCTGTTTGCCAAGCTTACAGCCCTGACACTGATCTAAAGAAACATCACCAGAGACATTTTCTAGAACACCACGACGGACAAGAGCGGATAAGCGGGAACCACATAGATGTCCCAGGCGATGATGCCACTGAGCAAAAGAGGAAGAAGCTGATGCAGGAGAAGCAGAGCTCACAAGACCGGCAGAGGCAGCGGAAGGAAGACGAAGCCAATCGAGTTCCCAGAGATGCGGAGAATCACGGCGGCGAGGGCCAGTACCAACTAGGAGACCCGTGCTGAGATCCTGAACACGGCAAGAGTCAGAATAAAAAAAAACACGACAACCATGATCAGTGAGCTGGCCAGCAGAAATAAGTTGCATGGTCAAATCAGGAACATAAGAAACATTAGGAACatgaaatgaagaagaagaaagagtgcCACGACCAACAACCGAAAGAGATGAGCCATCAGCAGTTTGAACAGTGAGAGGAATGGAAGGGGAGCAAATAGAAGAAAGAGAGGTACTATCAGGTGTCATATGAAAAGAAGCACTAGAATCAAGAATCCATGGCAAGATACCTGAAGTGGATGGTGGTCTCTCAATAAAAGACTGAGAAGTAGCAGCAGAGAGTACTGGGGCAGGAGTGACAGAACCAACAGCTCCAGTAGTGATAGAACCAGAAGCTCCAGTAGGTGGAGGAACAGCAAGACGACGAAGTAACATGAGTATCTCCTGCTGTGCATCAGGATGCTGAGACTGAGCATGTGAGGAACGCCCACCTCGGCGAGACTGAGACTGAGCCTGCCTCTTCTTCTTGTAACAATGATCCTCATCATGTCCATCTCTGCCACAGTGCTTACAATGAAGGCCACCTTAGTTGCGAGTCCCCGAGTCGCCAGAGGCTGCTGAAGCAGGCACTTTGGGAGGAGAACCAAGAATTCCAGACCGAGTAGCCAGAATTGAGGAGGACGTCGACTGAAGTAGACCAGCAGAACGAAGGCGAGTCTCCTCATTACGAATAGGAGCAAGAGCCTCCATCAAAGACACGCACGGCTCACGAGCAAGTAATTGAGCACGAAGGGGCTCAAACTCAGCATGCAGACGAGTCAGGAAGTCATAGGTGCGACGAAGCTCGAGGTGGCTCTATTGCTCCCCGCAGGAGTCACAAGTGTCCGGGGACAACTGAGGACTAAGAGTGTCAAGCTCACGCCATATTGCAGATAGCTGTCGAAAGAAATCCTCAACTGAACTATCACCCTGCTGCAACAGTTGTTCTTGACGTAGGGCGGCAATATAAGTGGACTGACCAGAGGGCTCATAGCGCTGACGAAGAACAACCCACATCTGAGCAGCATGATCAAGCTGAATAACCTCTCCTGCCAGATGCTTTTCCATACTAGCAACAAGAACAGCCCCAGCACGAGCATCTTCATCCAACCAAGTCCGATAAGCCCGAAAATGAGACATGTAAGAGGCCATATCATCATCATAAGCTTCGCGCAACTTCTTTTGTTCCTCTTCAGATTTTTCTGAGGAATCACTGGCTGCACTGGACGATCAGGCAATGCTGGACAAGGTAGCTCACCACTAAGAAACTCCCAGAGTCGGAGACCACGCATATGCCACCGCATATGTGGAACCCAGTCATGATAATTGGTGCCATCGAAAATCACTGGACAACGCGGGATTTGAGCGCCTCCAGAGGGAGGAACAGGAGGAGATGCCATCTTTCGTTCTTCAGAaaagcagaaaaacagcagcagCAAAGCAGAAAAACAGAGCACTTGAACGGACGGCCGCAGAGCAGAGCCGCTCCCAGCAGAGCAGCGGAGGAAGAGACTCTGAGAAAAATGCCTGAACAGCCTTCAGGTGTCCTTTTGATGACTCTGAAGGGAATATATCAATTGGAAAGCCAATTATGGGACAGAACGAAGCTTCACCTTATCCAGAACTGGCTCAAGGATGCCTTGCTAATGATTTCTTGAGAAAGTAAATCATCTTTGTATGATCTGATGTTTCATTTTTAACTTTGCTTCTTGTGTATATTTGGAGTTTTCTAGTGGTGAAAAAACATTATTTCTCCTTTGCATAATCATTTCAGTTTCTGAAGAACAGATTCATCATATTCATGCAAAGCTTTGCTTTGCTATGTTATTTGGTTTACATTTTGCCCTCTCGCTTAACTTGATTTCTTATGCATTTTATAGGTTCGACATTGATGATAGATCGGTAGTCTCACATATATTTCATCATTGGGGCAAGAAGCAGGCATTTCAAAATCGAAAGAGATTACTTGAAAAGGTACTGAACACAGTACGTGAACACTGAACACTCTGGAATCTGGATACCACCAGGCTAGGATACTCTGATGCCTTCCACTATCGCAGTGACCACGCGTTTGTGACATTTACCACTAAAACTTTGGGATTGCCAGTGCCCTTCTATGCCTATTTCACGTTAGATGTATGCTTGAATTTTCAGATCAGTTTTGTGATTGACGAACGCCTACGTGGTAAAGGATACAAGCGCAAGGTGACCCCTTTTCCTCTTTCCCATATCAAAGCATCACTGGACTTATTGATTCTCCTATCAGTTTATATCTGTTCTTCATGGTTGTTTGTCGTTATCTCGCTGGCAATGTTATTTGTCATCATCTGTACTTTGAAAGGGCGAAGGAACAATGACAAAAGTTCTCTTGTATTCAAGAGCTTAACCTGGAAAAAAACTGATGGCAAGTTTCTTATCTAGGATGTCTTGCGAAAGCTGAAGTCGTTCCTAAGCGGTGATGAAGCATTGGGCTACGCACAATATGTGAGTTTAATTATTGTTGTTATATTTCTCGGTATCACACCTGACAATCTTGTTAGTTTTCCttactaaataaaataataattcaataatgtgAACTTCAGGTTATCAAGTGGGAACAGATTCCAATAGAGAAGCGGAGCCATTTGACGAGAGAAAGGCAGGTGAGATCTCGGGCCATTACAAATATCTTGCACTATAGAAAATGGAACTATTTATCTGTCCTTCGGTAGACCCTTTTGTGATCTTTTTGTGGTTTTATTTCAGGAACATTTCCAAAAGCAGAGGATTGAGAACTCTATGGGTTCGTCAGGACCCACAGCCAAGCAGGTCAGCTATCTCAGAACTCCTTGTTCATCTCGTTGCATCAGCCTGTTAGTTTGTCGGAATTGCATTGCTGTGCATCTGTGCTCTTTATGATTCTGCCTGTTGTTTTTGAAGCCCATGTTGCTCTCTATCAGAATACTAAACAGAATTCGTCCCTGTTTGTCCTCCAGATATCATACCTTCGAAACCTGGGGTGCACCATCACTCCGACTCGCTTGCACGCATCAAATCTTATCGAAAAGTACAAAGCGCTCTGACTTGGTCGATGGAATTCGTGCTAGAACCATAAAGCCATACACCTTATATGTTTATGTACATGCTGTCCATACTATGAATGTAGTAGTGTCCACTCTATTGTAGTGTTGTGTACTGGATACATCAGGGTTGTCTGACAGCTCCGATCATATCTATTTTCAGTGCTTAGCCATATTCCTGAAGTACATGCTGTATTGCTGTGACACCAAGAGTGTTTGCTTCTCTTGGGCCTTGGCAGTGGTATTGGCTAGGCACTGGCTAACCTTGTACTccattcattccaaattatatggACTCCATTATGTTTATTATTCATGATGAAATAAGAAACATTACACTATAAactgttatttaagcaaatgaaaaaaaaacataacaCACATATAAAGTTCTAGACGCAACACATGACCCATTATTGTTAAATAAATTCAATGAAAAAACAATACATATCAAGCTGATAATTAAGGGACTACTAATTTAGCACTCCACCACCTTACTACGGTTCATTACTTTAGGTCCGTCTTATTTATGGATCATCTAATGACTTGTAATGCCTTTGCGCATCGGGTTGTAGTgcatttaaatttgaatttctaATTTCCTTCCGCGGCAGGGGCATGCAGCACCATGGTCTCGATGGTGATTCCCGGTCCAAACGCCATCATGACTCCCCACTCCGGCGCTTGGCCTTCCTCCTGGTTGGCCGCCTGACCCAGACGTCGGCGCAGCTCATCGAGCACGAAGATCACCGTTGTGCCACTCATGTTGCCGAACTCGCTGAGCACATGGCGACTGGCCGCCAGCTTGCCGTCGTCCAGGCCGAGCACTCCCTCGATGTGGTCCAGGATGGCACGGCCGCCAGGATGGATCGCCCAGAAGAGGTTGTTCCAATTGGCATTATGGATGCCAAGCGCGCCAAACGCATCGACCAGGCAGCGTTCGACGTTGCATCCCAGCAACCGGGGAACCTGGTTGGAGATGTGGTACTCCATGCCGCCCTTGTTGATCTGCATGGAGATGGCATCCTCGGTTTCCGGTATCGTGGTCTGCGAGGCGAAGGCCATCTCGAACAGCGGGCGCTCCACGGGGCTGACGGGGTCGGCGCCGACGATGACGGCACCGGCGCCGTCGCCGAACAGAGCCTGGCCAAGGATGTTGTCGGGGCAGCCGCCTTCCGGCCCGTAGAAGGCGATGAGCGTGATCTCGGAGCACGCCACGAGGACGCGCGCGCCACGGTTGTTCTCCGCGAGCTCCTTGGCGAGCTGGAGCGACCTGCCCCCGCCGTAGCAGCCGTGGAGGTTGAGTATGGTGCGGGAGACCGTGGGGCTGAGGCCCAGCAGCGACGCGAGGCGGCGGTCGGCGCTCGGGGCCCGCGCGCCGGAGTAGGTGCTGAAGATGAGGTGGGTGATGTCGGTGGCTGGGCGGCCCCACTCGGCGATGGCCTTGGCCGCCGCGGACGCGGCCAGCTCCGGGACGGCGGTGGAGGCGATCTCCACACGGGCGTCCAGGGACGGCAGCGTGCGGTCCTTGAAGTCCGGGTTCGCGGCGAGGAGCTCCTCGTCCAGGTGGATGAAGCGCTGCTTGATGCCCGACTTGTTACATATCCTGGTGAGCTTGCCCTTGAGGTCGGTGAGGTGCTCGCTGTTTGTGACGCGGAAGTAGTAGTCGGGGTACTCGTCCTGGGCCAAGCACGTCGGCGGGTTCGCCGTGCCGATGCCTAGCACGGCTGCCGGCCCATCGGCGCGCTGGGCACGCCTCATCTCGCGGACCGTGGCGGGTGCGCTGCCCATGGAATGGAAGTTGTCGAAGGGAAGACACCGAGCGTCCGAGCAGTTAACCAGTTAGCTCGCCGGTGGGCTCTAGCTACTAGCTACCTTCAGCGAGTACTGCTCCTGCTCTGCTAGGAATCGAAATTTGCGTCTCGCTGTGGCTCGCTGCTTCAGAGAGGCTGGATGTGCCCTCTatttatactactactagtaagtACTTGTGGGCCTGTTGGTCTCCTCGTAGCGTTCCATTTATTGCGACGTGCGTTCGGCCGGGCTACAGATGACGACGATCTTATACCACGGATGGCACTGCCCGCCACTGCTGTGGGGAAATGACTTAACCCGGTCAACCGCGCATCAGGAGTTTGACATGTCACATACACAGGAGGGGCACGGCTGCTCGGGCCTATTCGCTATACAGGAGACAATGCAGAAGACAAAAGAGCAAATACCtctcaaaaaattaaaaaaaagtagAGATAGAGATGTATTGGGAAAATAAAAAGATGTATTAAGGGAAGAGAAAGATGCATTTGAAAGTGAGAATGATAACTATTTTAGGACAAAATTTGAATGGTCAAATATTTTAAGATAGAGGGAGTAGGTGTTTAGATAcactataatatttattaatacttACTAAGACTATTCTGCCATGGTCAAGGAAATACAGGGGTCAAATTAACACCATTCGTGCAATCTACTGAGAAGACATGGAGCCGAGGGAGGACATTGTAATGGAACAAGCCAAAGAAACTATCTGAATCATTTTTATTTGGGAAATTTTGCTACCGGACATGCCAAGTGACCGCTCTTTGCTAGCGGGCATGCAAAATTTGACGATTTGCTGGTGGACACTCTGGTTCCTTACAAATTTGCTGGTGAACACTGGACCGAATAAAATATTCATTTCCAGGCTTTCGAGGAGAGAGAAGCACGGGAAATGTCCTTTCTGCCCCTGGCTGTTTCTTCTACCTTGGTCTCCTTCCTCTGGCCGCGACGCGGTCCTCGTCAGCGAGCCGCGGCCGCCGCTGTTCCCGGTCGGAGGAGGCTTCCCGGCCGCGGTGGCGCACACATGCCCGCGCCGtggcggagctgctgctcgcgcgcgccggcgaggccaTGGCGGAACCGCAGCTCGGGCACGTGCCCACGAGGCCGTGCGGACCGGCTGCTCGCGCGCGCCGACGAGGCCGTGGCGGAGCGGCTGTTCGCGCGCCCCCACGAGGCCGCGGCAAAGCTGCTGCTCTcgcgcgccggcgaggccgtGGCGGAGCGGCTGCTCTCGCGCTGCTCGCATGCTCGCCCGCGAGGCCGCGGCAGAGCTGCTGCTCGCGCGCTCCGGCGAGGCCATGGCGGAACCGCAGCTCGGGCGCGTGCCCACGAGGCCATGCGGACCGACTGctcgcgcgcgccggcgaggccgtGTGCGGAGCGGCTGTTTGCGCGCCCCCACGAGGCGCGGCAGAGCTGCTTCTTCTCGCGCGCGCGGCGAGTGCCGTGGCGGAGCGGCGCTCTCGCGCTGTCTCGCATGCTCGCCCCGGCGCGCGCAGAGCGCGACTGCTCGCAGCGCTTCAGGATAGGCCATGGGGAGCGGTGCTCGGGCGCGGGCCACAGCAATGGGCGGGAGGAAAGGATCGCGCGGAGCGCGAGGCGAGGGCGAGCGGACGTTGTTCGCGAGCACCCACGAGGCATGGCAGAGCGTCGGGCTCGATGCAGCGCCGCGATGGCCAGCGGAGCTGCTGCTAGCGCGCTCCGCGAGGCCATGGCGGAGCGTCTGCTCGCGCGCCGCCCGAGAGGCAGTGAGCGGAGCTGCTGCTCGCGCGTGCCGGCGAGGCCATGGCGGAGCCGCAGCTCGCACGCGTGCCCATGAGGCCATGCGGACCGGCTGCTCGCCCGTGCCGGCGAGGCCgcggcggagctgctgctcgcgTGCCTGCCCACGAGGCCACGGCGGAGCTGTTGCTCGTGCGCCCGCGAGGACGCGGCGGAGCTGCTACTCGCGCGCGTGCCCGCGAGGCCGCGACGGACCGGCTGgtcgcgcgcgccggcgaggccgtGGCGGAGCGGCTGCTCGCGTGCGTCCGCGAGGCCACGGCGGAGCTGCTGGAGGTGGTCCGTCGGCCACAGGCACTGGCGGCTCTCGCTGAAGGTGGCCCTGCGTCGCGGCCAGAGGAAGGAGACCAAGGTAGAAGAAACAGCCAGGGGCAGAAACGACATTTCCCATGCTTCTCTCTCCTCGAAAGCCCAGAAATGAATATTTTATTCGGTTTGGTGTCCACCAGCAAATTTGTAAGGAACCAGAGTGTCCACCAGCAAATCGTCAAATTTTGCATGCCCGCTAGCAAAGAGTGGTCACTTGGCATGCCCGGTAGCAAAATTTCCCTTTTTATTTGGACCACTGCTTGGGACTGGCTTCAACTACTAAACCATGCATATGCGTCCAAAGGACTAAGGGGTACGTTTGATCTAGCTCTAGCTCCTCAGTTAGAGTAGTTTTTTTTAATAGAAGAACGTTTAGTAAAATAGCTTGTCATGGTATAGATAAAAGGGTTGAAATGTTTATGATGTCCTTTTTTTTTATCTCTTttctcctccccccccccctctatcCTATTTCTACTTTCCTCCCTTAAAAGTAGAAGATGCACTCAGTGGATACTTTCTCTTATCACCGGTAGAAGATGCACCAGAAAGTTGGATGTATCTGGCCAGACTCAATACAGAGGTAATATATTGATCAATGGACCAGACAATCTGGCCAGGGGAAGAACATACTGTCGGAGAACTGAAGACAGAGGCGGGCTAGGGAGTATTCCACACGGGAATATGGGCTGGAACACTTATCAAACGTTCTAGTGTGAAGGCAGGAGACCAATGGATCATCCGACAATGTCCAGGGAGTTGGCCACTGTGCGACACTATGCAAAGGCATGCACCGGACGAACCAGTGATAGGAAGTGCACGTACAATGGAGTATTGTTCGGTGTGCATCAAAGAGGTGGCTAGAGAAGATTATATGCACCGGACGATCTAACGGAAGAAGAAAAGACAGTGCCAGACAATCCAATGGTAGGAAAATTGCTATGGCTAGTAGAACCACATGATTTGGAGATGAATGTAGTGAAGGCAGCGGATTATCCGATGCTCACAGTTTTCTGGCAACTTTTTACAATGACTAGTTGAGGGGATGAGGCTATATATATGAGGACATGAGGTTACCTCACTTGCTTCAGTGTGTTGGAGTGCCCAAGGCTGATACAAGTTAGAGCAAGTATTTCTAGACTTCATCCACCCTCTCAAGTCATTCAAGATCACATCCAAGGCTAGGATAAACACTATATATAGTGCATCCTTGTGAGTTTAAACCTTAGAGCTTGAGAGCTTTGAGTGATTGGGTTGTGTTGCCCTTGTATCTTGGTGGTGTGTGGAGTGCTTGAGATCTTTGTGACCTTCTAGTAAAGGCGTGGTGGCCTTCGAGGCGGCACCCTCCGTTCTTGGTGTGGAGCGGTCTCTAGTCAGTGTCCAGTGGATGAGCAGACCTTGTTCCTCGTGTGGAGAATCTTTGTAGTGGACACAACATCATAGGTGGTGGGAAGAGCCGGGTAGCAGTGGTGAAACTGTGTGACTCACGCACTAGCCTTTGGTTGGTAGAGGCCTTGTGTGGCAAATCCAATACCGTGACTGGGAGAAACTTGGTGGCTAGGAGCGTACCTCGATGAAGCTCCAACGTGGAGTAAGGGTAGCGACTTAGCAACACCATGTGACATATCGTCGTATCTCCAGGAGTTTGCCCTTTCTACCCTTAGATTTTTTACTTACTGCTTT
The Miscanthus floridulus cultivar M001 unplaced genomic scaffold, ASM1932011v1 os_1181_2_3, whole genome shotgun sequence DNA segment above includes these coding regions:
- the LOC136533763 gene encoding bisdemethoxycurcumin synthase-like, translated to MGSAPATVREMRRAQRADGPAAVLGIGTANPPTCLAQDEYPDYYFRVTNSEHLTDLKGKLTRICNKSGIKQRFIHLDEELLAANPDFKDRTLPSLDARVEIASTAVPELAASAAAKAIAEWGRPATDITHLIFSTYSGARAPSADRRLASLLGLSPTVSRTILNLHGCYGGGRSLQLAKELAENNRGARVLVACSEITLIAFYGPEGGCPDNILGQALFGDGAGAVIVGADPVSPVERPLFEMAFASQTTIPETEDAISMQINKGGMEYHISNQVPRLLGCNVERCLVDAFGALGIHNANWNNLFWAIHPGGRAILDHIEGVLGLDDGKLAASRHVLSEFGNMSGTTVIFVLDELRRRLGQAANQEEGQAPEWGVMMAFGPGITIETMVLHAPAAEGN